The window GTTTGCAGCAGAGGAGCCTCGAGTGAACTGATGCCGGGAGGGAAATGAGGCTGGAATCAGCGTTGGATCAGTGCTCCAgagggctgagctggcaggagaggtgcagggctggcagctgggcCTCACCTTGCTGATGGCCTTCAGAGCGCGGGTGGCAGCTCCGTACGCTGCAGTGCGTGCGTTTGTTTTCTGCTGGACTGTCTGGAATTCCAAGGTAAGAAGCTTTAGTGACATTGCACCACAGGGAAGGCAGCACCAGCTGGGATTTCAGGGTGCTACATGTTGATTGAGCTGCTCCCAGTGGTCAAAGGAAGGTTTaacagtgctgggagctgtcagTCTGGGGGTTTCATGTCTGATACGTGCCTGGCCAAGCCCTGGCCCTCACCCCTGCAGCCCACCACAGACTGGGAGCAGTTCTGGGAAtcccacctccagcagcttGGCCATTTAGAGCAGATGTCCATGAAGAATGCAAGACCTTCTTTCCATTCCTGGGCTGCCTGACCACCCATCAATCTGGTCACTTGTGCCACCCCGCCCTGGGACCCAGACACGGCACAGAAGAAGCTCAGGTTGCTCAGATGGGTGATACCAAGACATGAAATGTTATTCACAGAGCTTTAAGCTGCACACCTGATACCACCCAGAGAAGCGGATTGCTctggatcacagaatcacagaatatccactcctggccctgcacaggacaccccaagaatcccaccaCGTGCCTGAGAGTTGTCCAAATGCTGCTCCTGAATACAGGAGCATCCAGGCTCAGCATCCAGGGCCCAGCTCCAGAGGGCTGGAAGCCCAAGCAGAGCCTGTCCTGGGCTCAGCAAACAAAGGGAATAGCAGAGTCACCTCTTGAGAGGCACCAAGCAATGCCACAGTGTGACTACTTACATCTAAGAGCAGAGGGAGCCGTGTTACCCTCTGCATGGGCAGAATGAGAAATGAGATCATTGGCAGGCCTCCACACTCCGGTTTCCTTTCAATTTGTTTCAGGGTCTCTTTAAATAAGGGGTTTGTGGTTCTAGAACAGGACAAGAAAGCTCCATTAACTCTTTTCTTCAGTTGTTAGgatttcccagcagctctccacGCACGGGAAATGCAGAGCAGTGATGGCACTGCCTGGGGTGCTCATTGTCACTCTGCCAGGCTCGGAGTGCCCAGCTGGGCAGAAACAGGACTGATCCCACAGCAGGTGGTGGAAAAGCACCCAGAGAGAGATGGAGAGCCTGCCAAAAGGTGGGTAAAGCCACAGATGTACCAACAACAGAGAGATGAACAAGGCCCATCCGTATCCCTAGGTGTTATCTGCAATCCCtggagcccagagcccctcagaAGCAATTCCTTGTCCAGCCCAAGCCCTGTACTCACAGCAGCTTATCCAGTGTCCTCTGCTGATAGACCTCATTGGAGCAGTAGCTGATGTAGGGGTTGAAGTGTTTCGAGGCGTGCTCCTCCACGATGTCACTGATGTCAGGGATCAGGAGGTGCTCCTGGTGTCGCTTCTCCAAGTCCTCAAAGAAGCTGAGGAGAGAATTTAAACAACCTCAGCACATGACGCATTAGGACAGGACAAACTGAATGTTCCCACCGCAGCTTTTCCCCGGTTTTCCCAGAGGAGATGGGGCCTGGATCCCTTctggcagggcagctccagcagcggAGACACCCACGCCTTCCCCAGAGGCACACgcttcctccagccctgcacgGGATCCCTCCTCCACCTCAGCCCTCCTCGAGGTTTAGTTCCTGCCCTAGGAAGCCCTGAACGCCCCCGcagccattcccagggctgctgcctcctcctcctgctgctttcccacacGGACACAGCTCGCCCAGCACCGGCTGCCAGGGCATTTCCTGCCCACCTCCCAGCAAATACCTTCATCAAGCCAAGGGATGGTTGGTTTAGCACTACAAATCAAAGCTCAGGGTGCCCTCCCAGgcctgcctgtcccagcccaggccCCACTTGCCTGGTGCTGACTGTCAGGATGTCCCCGATGTTGGAGAAGAGGTGGTGGTGCTCTGTCTGAGTCATGGTCTCCTTCAGCTCCTCCGACCTCATGAAGTGGCCCACCAGGATGCTCAGGCTGTGCATGTAGGAGTACTCAGAAGTGATGATCTCAAACATCGCCTGGAGAAAGCAGGGAAGATGCAACAGCATAAACCAACTGCACAAAGCTGGGAATTCATTGTTGAATCTTATTTAAACTCTTTTGGCACAAAGCCACTGGAAATGGCTCGGTGTTGGTTCTCTGTGTCACCTCATGCATGGCCTGGCTAACACCAATAATCCCAGTGTGTTTTAGGACACACGGTTGTTAAAAAGCCATAGCATGAAGatgttttcccttcccatcAGCATCCAGTGGAGCTGCCTGCTTCCCCACCAATTTGTGCAGGTGAgccctcccagcactgcccagccctggagcagctggatgcagcagcaccatgagctgagctgagcccagccccacCTGGAGCCCACCCTGACAGAGCCACGTGCGTCCCACAGCCTTTGGAGCCTCCTCTGTGCTCCCGGGCACGGCCCAGGCCTCTCTCACCTCCTGCCGCTTGCGCTCCTCGAGAGAGATCCTCTGCAGGATGCCCGATTCCAGAACCTGTGGATGAGCAGGAATGATGGTCCTTGCACGCCCTCTAGTGCGGTCTGGGGCTGTGTCAGTCCCCCCGCTGCACATCCCACCACCACACACCTCCAGGACCCATCAGAACCCATCAGAACCCATCAGAACCCATCAGAAATCATTACATACCACCAGGACCCATCAGAACCCATCAGAACCCACCACACACCACCAGAACCCATGAAAAACCATTACAAAGTGTAACACACCATCACACGCAATCAGAACCCATCACAAATCATTACAAACCATCAGAAAACATCAGAAACCATCACACACCATCATATACCATCACACACCATGAGAATCCATCACAAACCATTAAAAACAATCAGAACCCATTAGAACCCATCACAAACCACTACAAACCATCAGAAACCATTACAACCCCTCACATACCATGACACACCATCACAAACCTTCACACGCCATCACACACCTTAACATACCATCAGAACCCATAACAAACCATCACAAACCATTAGAAACCATCACAGACCATCACATTACAAACCATCAGAAACCATCCCACGCCATCACAACCCCTCACACACCAGCACAAGCCATGACACACCAGCAGAACCCACCACAAGCCATCACATGACAAACCATCAGAAACCATGACACACCACCAGAACCCCCCGCACACCATCACTCaccaccagcactgcccatcATCACTCACTCCTGCATCACCCACCCCCTCcaggccccagcagctgctgccactcCCTGGATGAAGATTGCTCTCGCCACAGTCCGCAGGGGAAGCCCAGCAAGGAGCGCCCGCCTTCCCCTCAGCTGTGCGTGAAGCCCAGCCACGGCAGCACCACCCCGCACCAACGGCCCTGGGCAGACCCTGCGtgtcccagccagggctggacagcccAGAACGTGCCAGTGCAAGGGCTGACGATGTGGAATTATCCCCTCACAACTCTCAGATCCTCCGGGCTGCTGCCCCTACCTCTGGGAGCTGGCTCCATGTCACCTGGGCCGGGCGGTAGCTCTGCACCACGATAGCGGTGCCCAGCGGGGATGGATCCCCTGGCAGGGGCTCCTCCAGCAAGTCCTCGTCTGACTCATGGCTGACAGAGTTCAGACCTCTCTCACGGATCTCCTGATACAGCTGGGGCTCTGCGGAGAAGACACGAGGTCAACGCggcagcctctcccagcccacGGCTTCCCTTCCCAGCACGGCTGCCCTGTGCCGCTGGCCACGAGCCACGAGTGCCAGTGAGCCCTGATGAGGCTGGACTTTGCACTGCACTGACAACCCAGCGCCTCCTGCCCCCAACAGcctccctcagctctcccattttccctggGAACCGTCAAACCGTGAGCATGGCAGCAACTGGAGCGTGATCAGCCCCAGCAGCGGGGAAGCAGGGCAGCAATGCTCCTGTTGCTTGGGGAAACAGAGGCAGAAGCCATGGCCGCAGGCCATGGACAGGGAGCAGCACGGAGGGGAAGGGCCTTGCTTGGCTGAGTCAGAGGGGACAGGGGTCGGGAGCACTCACGGTCCTTGAACGAGCCACCGCGCTTCTGCACTCGCTTCCGCCCGAGGGTTCTCTGCAAGGGCAAGAGGAGAGCCTGCTGCGGTTACCACACTTCTGGGAAAACTCCTTCAGGAAAAGGGGGAGCTACCTGTGCCAGTCAGCCCACACCACCCTGTTCTTTCAGCCTGGCTTTTGTCAGAGCTCTGTTTGCCTTACCCAGGTGACTCAGCTTTCACCTCCTGTAACCAGGGTCACGCTCAGAACCATTCTGtacctgcactgctgctgccaaatcTCTCTCACACTTGGACTTTGCCTGCTCTGGAGTCTCCCTTTCCCCAGACGTGCTTCACCCATGTTTGTGTACGACTGGAGCCGCTCTCCCGGCCAGCCCCACCCTGCAAACATCCCGCAGCCGCCTGCCAAGCGTCCAGCTCCACTCCCCACCAAAGTCATGTCAGCTATTCCCGGGCTCTCCAGGGACCTGCAGCATCTGCTGGTGACACCGagcttcccaaggcatcagccACGACACCAGGCTCGGCAAACCAGCTCCAGAACTGACCGGAGCTGTGggtccagcagctcctctgtcacctgcaggaaagcaggacCTCGTCCCTGCCTGACAGGGCTGCCAGCGGCTGCTAAACCCACCTTGCTCCTGCCGGGGCTGCGGCTGGGCAGGGCGCTGCCATCCTCACACACGGGCTTCAGCGAGGGAGCGGCCTTGGCTGGCTCCGGCTCGGCACCCGGGCCCTTCATGGCCGCGCGGTAGGACATGTTCCTCAGGTTGCGCTTGAGGGCCCCTCCGCCGTCATCCTCATCCTCCAGGGCCGGCGTGGGGACGGCCGCCCGCTTCGGGTCGGGGCTCAGGGGTTCGCGGCTCGCCCCGAAGCTCTGGTGCCGGGAGGGGCAGCTCTTGGGCTTGGAGGAGACGGCCAGGCTTTTGGGGATGAGCTGCTGCGTTCCCACCTTCAGCGCGGCCGGGCTGTCCGTGCTGAGCACGATGCGACGGGGCTCGGCCGAGGTGGGGGAGGCCAGCGGTGACAGCGGGGTGGCACCGGGAGCCGTGCCGGAGCCGTGCTTCCCAGGGGCACGGGTCGGGCTGGGGGGCTCCGGCCGCACCGGGTGGCATCGGTACTCCAGGAGCAAGGTCTTGTCGTCCACAGAGGTACCAGAGGAGCTCCGAGACATGGCGGTGGCCCAGGGGAGCAGCCAGCTGAGgaggacagacggacagacagacagacaggtgGCTGAACACCTCCCAGTGAGGCAGCAGGAATTTACAGCTGAGCCACGGGAACCTTGGGACAGGTGCAGGACTCGGCCTCCGCCTTCCCAGGGTGCCCCACAGGCAGGGCCTGTACGGACACACTCGGGATGCTTCACAGCCCACGCTCCTCGCGGGGCCACCCAGGGCCggggccaggctgggggatCCAGGATGTGGCCAGGCACCgggagcagccaggcagtgccacaggagccaggagcagccaggcagtgccacaggagccaggagcagccaggcaccgggagcagccaggctgtgccacaggagccaggagcagccaggcagtgccacaggagccaggagcagccaggcagtgccacaggagccaggagcagccaggcagtgccacaggagccaggagcagccaggcactgggagcagccaggctgtgccacaggagccaggagcagccagtccctgggagcagccaggctgtgccacaggagccaggagcagccaggcagtgccacaaacaccaggagcagccaggcagtgccacaggagccaggagcagccaggcagtgccacaggcaccgggagcagccaggcagtgccacaggcaccgggagcagccaggcagtgccacaggagccaggagcagccaggctgtgccacaggcaccgggagcagccaggcagtgccacaggcaccgggagcagccaggctgtgccacaggCCCCATGCAGGCTCAGACCTgcagcctcccccagccctgctgctgccacacctCCGTGTTCTCTCGTTCCCCTTTGGGGTGCTGCCAGCCACCACAGCCGCTCTGCACCCTCCTGAACGCCGCCTCCCCCGGGCTGTGGAATCCCCGGCGGCGCCTGGCCGTGAACCCTGTGCTCCTCCAAGCTCGTACCTGCCCCAAGCCGCGCCGAGGGGCGGCTCCACGCCGCCCACAAAAACACCTGCCCCAGTCCCTGGGGCTTCCCAGCCAGGGTTAAGGTCACTCATCCCCTCCTGTGCCACACACAGAACGGGCACCTACAGAACTCTGCCCCTACAGAACAGACAGAGCTTTTTATGCCCTCTGCCTCTTACAAAACTCCGGGAGAAGCTGTGGTTCAGCTCCCCTCAACTGAGATCCCATTGTGTGCCAGTGCCATCTCCAAGCTGCTCCCTTTCAAAGACCAGGAAACAAACCAAGCCTGGACCGTGCTTCTCCCAGCATCAATGACTGGCAGGAGGACAGCACAGACCCATCAACAACAGCTCAT is drawn from Hirundo rustica isolate bHirRus1 chromosome 22, bHirRus1.pri.v3, whole genome shotgun sequence and contains these coding sequences:
- the ARHGEF16 gene encoding rho guanine nucleotide exchange factor 16, which produces MSRSSSGTSVDDKTLLLEYRCHPVRPEPPSPTRAPGKHGSGTAPGATPLSPLASPTSAEPRRIVLSTDSPAALKVGTQQLIPKSLAVSSKPKSCPSRHQSFGASREPLSPDPKRAAVPTPALEDEDDGGGALKRNLRNMSYRAAMKGPGAEPEPAKAAPSLKPVCEDGSALPSRSPGRSKRTLGRKRVQKRGGSFKDQPQLYQEIRERGLNSVSHESDEDLLEEPLPGDPSPLGTAIVVQSYRPAQVTWSQLPEVLESGILQRISLEERKRQEAMFEIITSEYSYMHSLSILVGHFMRSEELKETMTQTEHHHLFSNIGDILTVSTSFFEDLEKRHQEHLLIPDISDIVEEHASKHFNPYISYCSNEVYQQRTLDKLLTTNPLFKETLKQIERKPECGGLPMISFLILPMQRVTRLPLLLDTVQQKTNARTAAYGAATRALKAISKLVKSCNEGARAMERTEQMYTLQKQLEFGKKKPFPLISVSRWLLKRGELHLLLSEEAGIFRRGTGRLCHLFLFNDVLIITKKKSEESYTVMNYATLDQVTVEKVESSDPPSPPPGKAGGHLLRVVLEKDSEGGREEVLLSAETLSDRARWIAALMHREKEKPDTTPKGDLSQVEITRAYLAKEADELSLQQADVVLVLGGEDGWCWGERLRDGQRGWFPQACARPITSRVAAEGNVRRMERLRIETDV